In Dromaius novaehollandiae isolate bDroNov1 chromosome 16, bDroNov1.hap1, whole genome shotgun sequence, one genomic interval encodes:
- the YWHAB gene encoding 14-3-3 protein beta/alpha has product MDKSELVQKAKLAEQAERYDDMAAAMKAVTEQGHELSNEERNLLSVAYKNVVGARRSSWRVISSIEQKTERNEKKQQMGREYREKIEAELQDICNDVLELLDKYLIVNATQPESKVFYLKMKGDYYRYLSEVASGDNKQTTVANSQQAYQEAFEISKKEMQPTHPIRLGLALNFSVFYYEILNSPEKACNLAKTAFDEAIAELDTLNEESYKDSTLIMQLLRDNLTLWTSENQGDEGDAGEGEN; this is encoded by the exons ATGGATAAAAGTGAATTGGTACAGAAAGCCAAACTGGCTGAACAGGCCGAGCGTTATGATGACATGGCCGCTGCTATGAAGGCTGTCACTGAGCAAGGACATGAACTGTCCAATGAAGAAAGGAACCTTCTGTCAGTTGCCTACAAGAATGTCGTCGGTGCCCGTCGCTCATCCTGGCGTGTAATTTCCAGCATTgaacagaaaacagagaggaatGAGAAGAAACAGCAGATGGGAAGAGAATATCGTGAGAAAATTGAGGCTGAATTGCAGGATATCTGCAATGATGTTCTG GAACTCCTGGATAAATACCTTATTGTCAATGCCACACAGCCAGAAAGCAAGGTCttctatttgaaaatgaaaggagaTTACTACAGATACCTTTCAGAGGTGGCATCTGGGGACAATAAGCAAA CAACCGTAGCAAACTCTCAGCAAGCTTACCAGGAGGCTTTTGAAATTAGCAAGAAAGAGATGCAACCAACGCACCCTATTCGACTTGGTTTGGCTCTCAATTTCTCTGTCTTCTATTACGAGATACTAAATTCTCCTGAAAAAGCCTGTAATCTGGCAAAGACG GCATTTGATGAAGCGATAGCAGAGCTGGACACGCTGAATGAAGAGTCCTACAAAGACAGCACTCTCATCATGCAGCTGCTTAGGGACAACCTCACT CTATGGACGTCGGAAAACCAGGGAGATGAAGGGGatgctggggagggagagaacTAA